One Brevibacterium spongiae DNA segment encodes these proteins:
- a CDS encoding acylneuraminate cytidylyltransferase, with protein sequence MIPARGGSKGIPLKNLQKVAGVSLLARAIYAAQASPSIDRVVVSTDHDGIAAEAQRAGAEVAHRPAEIAGDTATSESALIHTLSTLDEDFDITVFMQCTSPFIDSASIENAVRTVRGDEADVVFSAVEDHSFLWRLDDDTQAVAVGHEASFRPRRQDRAKHFNETGAFYVMRTSGLIENEHRFFGRIGIEEVPPEHAREIDDMSDLTLVRAIASTQETAQVVDVDALVTDFDGVHTDDGAYVDENGNEQVRVHRGDGMGISRLVKAGVPVMILSKERNPVVTRRAEKLRVDVAQGIDNKAHILSDWIETNGLDPARVAYVGNDINDLEAFDVVGWPIAVADAHPKVLAAARVVLDREGGKGAVREVCDLIPVPAEASGSLPGPTLTSLRTATGHPSTFADRQPSTQQQQPLLTNHAASARANRKQVS encoded by the coding sequence ATCATCCCGGCACGCGGCGGATCCAAGGGCATCCCGCTGAAGAACCTGCAGAAGGTCGCGGGAGTCTCGCTGCTGGCCCGCGCCATCTACGCCGCCCAGGCCAGCCCGAGCATCGACCGCGTCGTCGTCTCGACCGATCACGACGGCATCGCCGCCGAAGCCCAGCGCGCCGGCGCCGAGGTGGCCCACCGTCCCGCCGAGATCGCCGGTGACACCGCAACGAGCGAATCCGCACTCATCCACACCCTGTCGACCCTCGACGAGGACTTCGACATCACGGTGTTCATGCAGTGCACCTCCCCCTTCATCGACTCCGCCTCGATCGAGAACGCGGTCCGCACGGTTCGCGGTGATGAGGCCGACGTCGTCTTCTCCGCCGTCGAAGACCACTCCTTCCTGTGGCGCCTCGACGATGACACCCAGGCCGTGGCCGTCGGACATGAGGCGAGCTTCCGTCCCCGCCGTCAGGACCGGGCCAAGCACTTCAACGAGACCGGTGCCTTCTACGTCATGCGCACCTCCGGACTCATCGAGAACGAACACCGCTTCTTCGGCCGCATCGGCATCGAGGAGGTCCCGCCCGAGCACGCTCGCGAGATCGACGACATGTCCGATCTCACCCTCGTCCGCGCCATCGCCTCCACGCAGGAGACCGCGCAGGTCGTCGACGTCGACGCTCTCGTCACCGACTTCGATGGAGTCCACACCGACGACGGTGCCTACGTCGACGAGAACGGAAATGAACAGGTCCGCGTCCACCGCGGCGACGGCATGGGCATCTCCCGCCTCGTGAAGGCCGGCGTTCCGGTGATGATCCTGTCGAAGGAACGCAACCCGGTCGTGACCCGTCGTGCGGAGAAGCTGCGTGTCGACGTCGCCCAGGGCATCGACAACAAAGCCCACATCCTCAGCGATTGGATCGAGACCAACGGACTCGACCCGGCTCGCGTGGCCTACGTCGGCAACGACATCAACGATCTCGAAGCCTTCGATGTCGTCGGCTGGCCCATCGCCGTCGCCGACGCCCACCCCAAGGTGCTCGCCGCCGCCCGTGTGGTCCTCGACCGCGAGGGAGGCAAGGGCGCCGTCCGTGAGGTCTGCGACCTCATCCCCGTCCCCGCCGAGGCGTCCGGTTCCCTTCCGGGACCCACCCTCACCTCGTTGCGGACCGCCACCGGACACCCATCCACCTTCGCTGACAGACAACCGTCCACCCAGCAGCAACAGCCGTTGCTCACCAATCACGCCGCCTCGGCGCGTGCCAACCGAAAGCAGGTTTCATGA
- a CDS encoding N-acetylneuraminate synthase family protein, whose protein sequence is MTDQLAPVAIGEHLVGPNQPVYMIGEIGINHNGDVDIAKQLMDVAVTAGAQAVKFQKRNPEVAVPEHQKSKMRSTPWGEMTYIDYKHRVEFGIDEYTEIDRYAKEVGLQWFASPWDTDSVDFLENEFDALTYKVASASLTDFELLRAIAATGEPVLCSSGMSDWETLDRAVEVFDRDKLVLMHATSTYPLPPEEVNLKAIPAMRERYGVPVGYSGHELGLEISFAAAALGAVTIERHITLDSSMWGSDQSASMEPREFASLVKGIRVLETAFGDGQKRVMPGEESKIDSLRKVTA, encoded by the coding sequence ATGACTGATCAACTCGCCCCCGTGGCCATCGGAGAACACCTCGTCGGCCCGAACCAGCCCGTGTACATGATCGGTGAGATCGGCATCAACCACAACGGAGACGTCGACATCGCCAAGCAGCTCATGGACGTCGCCGTCACCGCCGGCGCCCAGGCTGTGAAGTTCCAGAAGCGCAACCCCGAGGTGGCCGTCCCCGAACACCAGAAGTCGAAGATGCGCTCGACCCCGTGGGGCGAGATGACCTACATCGACTACAAGCACCGCGTCGAGTTCGGCATCGACGAATACACCGAGATCGACCGCTACGCGAAGGAAGTCGGACTCCAGTGGTTCGCCTCCCCGTGGGACACCGACTCAGTCGACTTCCTCGAGAACGAGTTCGACGCCCTGACCTACAAGGTCGCTTCGGCCTCGCTGACGGACTTCGAGCTGCTGCGCGCGATCGCCGCCACCGGCGAGCCCGTCCTCTGCTCCTCGGGCATGTCCGATTGGGAGACCCTCGACCGGGCCGTCGAGGTCTTCGACCGTGACAAGCTCGTGCTCATGCACGCCACCTCGACCTACCCGCTGCCGCCCGAAGAGGTCAACCTCAAGGCGATTCCGGCCATGCGCGAACGCTACGGAGTCCCTGTCGGCTACTCCGGTCACGAGCTCGGCCTCGAGATCTCCTTCGCCGCCGCCGCTCTGGGTGCTGTGACCATCGAACGCCACATCACCCTCGACTCCTCGATGTGGGGATCCGACCAGTCCGCGTCGATGGAACCGCGCGAGTTCGCCTCCCTCGTCAAGGGCATCCGCGTCCTCGAAACCGCCTTCGGCGACGGGCAGAAGCGCGTCATGCCGGGCGAGGAATCGAAGATCGACTCGCTGCGCAAGGTCACAGCCTGA
- a CDS encoding glycosyltransferase family 2 protein — protein MTDFDLSIIIPAKDGAPYLSTLFRSLLLQGPVWDRTQLIFVNDGSSDETPELLEEFSKWFPHFEVLTNPEATGLANARNKGLAAARGEHIVFLDGDDWLAPGHLPTILEAANRLGVDFIRCDHTTVEGTKRVRKLAPMTVRNVSLDPRVGILPVYESTMVDYPFAWAGIFHRRVYDQGILEFPADFMTAEDRSWIWRLHLQAESFAVVDAPGILYRRGLAGSLSRIVDARQLDFIRAFGQIFDLVASEPDADRLWPKAIRNWLAILDHQINRFAASPASLRNQLRRGSRTISAKIPPEYLREEFVLQKQGRQLNVSSYLNDAPSFVLEMVK, from the coding sequence GTGACCGATTTCGACCTGAGTATCATCATTCCCGCCAAAGATGGTGCTCCCTACCTGAGCACCCTGTTTCGCTCGCTTCTGTTGCAGGGTCCCGTTTGGGACCGAACACAGCTCATCTTCGTCAACGATGGATCCAGCGACGAGACGCCGGAGCTGCTCGAGGAATTCAGCAAGTGGTTCCCGCATTTCGAGGTGCTCACCAACCCCGAGGCAACGGGTCTTGCCAATGCCCGCAACAAAGGGCTAGCCGCCGCACGCGGGGAACATATCGTCTTCCTCGACGGGGATGACTGGCTGGCTCCGGGGCATCTGCCCACGATACTCGAGGCGGCGAACCGACTTGGGGTAGATTTCATCCGCTGCGACCATACGACGGTCGAGGGGACAAAGCGGGTGCGCAAGCTTGCTCCGATGACGGTGCGCAATGTGTCCCTCGATCCGCGAGTGGGCATCCTGCCCGTCTACGAATCGACAATGGTCGACTATCCGTTTGCGTGGGCCGGCATCTTCCATCGGCGCGTCTATGACCAGGGGATTCTCGAGTTCCCTGCCGACTTCATGACGGCTGAGGATCGGTCCTGGATCTGGCGTCTGCACCTTCAGGCGGAGTCCTTTGCTGTCGTCGATGCTCCTGGGATCCTCTACCGAAGAGGCCTGGCCGGGTCACTGTCGCGCATCGTCGACGCTCGGCAGCTGGACTTCATTCGGGCGTTCGGGCAGATCTTCGATCTCGTTGCCAGCGAGCCGGACGCCGATCGGCTGTGGCCGAAGGCGATCCGGAACTGGTTAGCCATCCTCGATCATCAGATCAATCGCTTCGCCGCGTCCCCGGCGTCGCTGCGAAACCAGCTGCGGCGTGGTTCACGGACGATTTCGGCGAAGATTCCCCCCGAATATCTGCGCGAGGAGTTCGTTCTGCAGAAGCAGGGACGGCAGCTCAATGTAAGCAGCTACCTCAATGACGCACCCTCATTTGTGCTGGAGATGGTGAAGTGA
- a CDS encoding polysialyltransferase family glycosyltransferase produces MKQIFLASTLFELVCLAAGIDGGDYDRPAAPVLMGTGGLGPEDAPTSTERILLVSNNAVVMELSESFIDAPGAASLVERFDRVVDLNDALAPLHVHPSSWRPDHADLPIVESYLRRRWGLDEADEIELIIESPQVNPAIALGRVFSRATIRVHADGLMSYGPTRNQIPMTNGQRMSVLHHLPLVPGVSPRLLHEFDIVHRPLGVESFTAVVHELGEHSTDALEGEIGDVLGKSAQARPWALIVGQYLSALGLISSEEETQLHIDMIEAAAARGMEVVVFKPHPAAPPSQTGPLLDAAERLGITLRMFDLPIMAEVIIDRLSPDLIVGGFSTALITARQIYRVPALAVGTDLLLEAIAPYQNSNRIPLTIISEICDGSTPDDAPSHPRLRRLLAAVTYCMAPTLSHDLRDSATDFLTEVFDEDNESTVRFHRYFKRRRLTALALPGSTSKAFAPKRMIKRSGTLVVKAVARKQQRIMKRIQSR; encoded by the coding sequence GTGAAACAGATCTTTCTGGCCTCAACACTGTTCGAGCTCGTCTGCCTCGCGGCAGGGATCGACGGCGGTGACTACGATCGGCCTGCGGCTCCGGTTCTGATGGGAACCGGTGGGCTCGGCCCCGAGGACGCCCCGACCTCGACCGAGCGTATCCTTCTGGTCAGCAACAACGCCGTCGTCATGGAGCTGTCCGAGTCGTTCATCGATGCTCCGGGAGCCGCCTCGTTGGTGGAGCGGTTCGATCGGGTCGTCGATCTCAACGACGCTCTGGCACCGCTTCACGTACACCCGTCGTCGTGGCGGCCCGATCACGCCGATCTGCCGATCGTGGAGTCGTATCTGCGGAGACGGTGGGGTCTTGATGAGGCTGACGAGATCGAACTCATCATCGAATCCCCCCAGGTCAACCCCGCTATCGCCTTGGGGCGAGTGTTCTCGCGGGCGACAATACGGGTGCATGCCGATGGGCTGATGAGCTACGGTCCGACCCGCAATCAGATCCCGATGACGAATGGACAGCGCATGTCCGTGCTGCACCATCTGCCGCTCGTGCCGGGAGTCTCGCCGAGATTGCTCCACGAGTTCGATATCGTCCACCGTCCGTTGGGGGTGGAGTCCTTCACCGCCGTGGTGCACGAGCTCGGTGAGCATTCCACCGATGCGCTCGAGGGGGAGATTGGGGATGTTCTGGGCAAGTCTGCACAGGCTCGGCCGTGGGCGCTGATCGTCGGTCAGTACCTGTCAGCGCTCGGGCTCATCTCTTCCGAGGAGGAGACGCAGCTGCACATCGACATGATCGAGGCCGCAGCCGCCCGAGGCATGGAAGTCGTGGTGTTCAAACCACACCCTGCTGCTCCGCCGTCACAGACCGGTCCGCTGCTCGATGCCGCAGAGCGACTTGGGATCACCCTGCGAATGTTCGATCTGCCCATCATGGCCGAAGTGATCATCGACCGTTTGTCTCCCGACCTCATCGTCGGCGGATTCTCGACCGCGCTGATCACGGCACGCCAGATCTATCGGGTGCCAGCTCTGGCTGTGGGCACCGACCTGCTGCTCGAAGCCATCGCGCCGTATCAGAACAGCAACCGCATTCCGCTGACGATCATCTCGGAGATCTGCGACGGCAGCACCCCGGATGACGCCCCCTCGCATCCGCGGCTGCGGCGTCTGCTCGCAGCGGTCACTTACTGCATGGCACCGACGCTCTCACACGATCTGCGCGACTCGGCCACTGATTTTCTCACCGAGGTCTTCGACGAGGACAATGAATCGACCGTCCGTTTCCACCGCTATTTCAAGCGCCGTCGGCTGACCGCGCTCGCTCTGCCGGGCAGCACCTCGAAGGCGTTCGCGCCGAAGCGGATGATCAAACGCTCGGGAACGCTCGTAGTCAAAGCGGTGGCACGTAAACAGCAGCGCATCATGAAACGGATCCAGAGCCGTTGA
- a CDS encoding DUF6716 putative glycosyltransferase, with product MTIPEPGDAHYSGPIFPPSLADAPPQRSAGLDPIRILSVSDSESYLKWATQLLSTLPDVEGRVFLIDNPILPTDEQIASAVAGTDWEHREVPVISRTDLAQVIADHSPDIVLGAATGPIVAQVFLTAHTRTNRPALVSGLPGMGLPASGKGMNYRRLMDAFIAHSFAEVAAYTEASAQSQVPCEVMLARLPMLRSQSLPQLVKSTTAEAVPRTLVFAPQAKVPAERRDREAIIAALAAFADRHPESTAVVKMRSRPGEFETHHELHSYFDIIEDFRGRGVPGAARIELGYGPLSDFLAEDSALVTVSSTAALESIDRGVPTLLISDFGFNTELLNEVFADSGATGTLAEVAAGSIGFPAPEWLAENYFHPEDGQLRRDLGLLAARTKSGQLPNRRSALLKQKRMLLRAELRTVTPTPIISAYRKLRHTR from the coding sequence ATGACGATTCCTGAACCAGGCGATGCCCACTACAGCGGGCCGATCTTTCCGCCGTCGCTCGCCGACGCCCCACCGCAGAGATCGGCCGGGCTCGACCCCATCCGCATCCTCTCGGTCTCCGACAGTGAGTCCTACCTCAAATGGGCGACCCAACTGCTGTCGACCCTGCCGGATGTCGAGGGTCGTGTATTCCTCATCGACAATCCGATCCTGCCGACCGACGAACAGATCGCCAGCGCTGTCGCGGGCACCGATTGGGAGCACCGTGAGGTCCCCGTCATCTCCCGCACCGACCTGGCGCAGGTCATCGCCGACCACTCCCCCGACATCGTTCTCGGGGCAGCGACCGGCCCAATCGTCGCCCAGGTCTTCCTCACCGCGCATACCCGCACCAACCGGCCGGCCCTGGTCTCGGGCCTGCCCGGAATGGGGCTGCCGGCCAGCGGCAAGGGAATGAATTATCGCCGGCTGATGGATGCGTTCATCGCCCATTCCTTCGCCGAGGTGGCCGCCTACACCGAGGCCAGCGCGCAGTCGCAGGTCCCGTGCGAGGTGATGCTGGCCCGGTTGCCGATGCTCCGTTCGCAGAGTCTTCCGCAGCTCGTGAAATCCACCACCGCCGAGGCGGTCCCCCGCACCCTGGTGTTCGCTCCGCAGGCGAAGGTCCCTGCCGAACGCCGCGACCGAGAGGCGATCATCGCGGCCCTGGCCGCTTTCGCCGACCGTCACCCGGAATCGACGGCGGTCGTCAAGATGCGCTCGCGTCCCGGTGAGTTCGAGACCCATCACGAACTGCATTCCTACTTCGACATCATCGAGGACTTCCGTGGGCGCGGTGTTCCGGGTGCAGCACGCATCGAGTTGGGCTACGGTCCGCTCAGTGACTTCCTCGCCGAGGACTCGGCCCTGGTCACCGTGTCCTCGACGGCCGCGCTAGAATCCATCGACCGAGGCGTGCCGACGCTGCTCATCTCGGACTTCGGCTTCAACACCGAGCTGCTCAATGAGGTCTTCGCCGACTCCGGCGCCACCGGGACACTCGCCGAGGTGGCGGCCGGGTCCATCGGCTTCCCTGCACCTGAGTGGCTGGCTGAGAACTACTTCCACCCCGAGGACGGCCAGCTGCGTCGCGACTTGGGACTCCTGGCCGCACGTACCAAGAGCGGTCAGCTGCCGAACCGTCGGTCAGCACTGCTCAAGCAGAAGCGGATGCTGCTGCGCGCCGAGCTGCGCACCGTCACCCCGACCCCGATCATCAGCGCCTACCGCAAGCTGCGCCACACCCGCTGA
- a CDS encoding GtrA family protein — MKESFSDRLRRLAVEAFKFLTVGGLGYIVDVGLSNVLAYGLGPIPALLEGSPIKSKIISTILSMIVVWMGNKLWTYGDRTTHSNMRGIVLFVVVNLVGMIISVIPLGVTWYLLDMRDQLTYNISTNVIGIGLAMIFRFYAYRTWVFKDESPDTEVVVPMDEPSRVPDDRS; from the coding sequence ATGAAAGAGTCATTCTCGGACCGTCTCCGGCGCCTCGCGGTGGAAGCCTTCAAGTTCCTCACCGTCGGCGGGCTCGGCTATATCGTCGACGTCGGGCTGTCCAATGTGCTGGCCTATGGGCTCGGTCCGATCCCCGCCCTCCTCGAGGGCAGCCCCATCAAGTCGAAGATCATCTCGACGATCCTGTCCATGATCGTCGTGTGGATGGGCAACAAACTCTGGACCTACGGGGACCGGACCACGCACTCGAACATGCGCGGCATCGTCCTCTTCGTCGTCGTCAACCTCGTAGGCATGATCATCTCCGTCATCCCGCTCGGCGTGACCTGGTACCTGCTCGATATGCGCGACCAGCTCACCTACAACATCTCGACGAACGTCATCGGAATCGGCCTGGCGATGATCTTCCGCTTCTACGCCTACCGCACCTGGGTGTTCAAGGACGAATCCCCCGACACCGAGGTGGTCGTGCCCATGGACGAACCGAGCCGAGTCCCCGACGACCGGAGCTGA
- a CDS encoding glycosyltransferase, producing the protein MHEQTTRIAAIVPCHNEEITVAKVVGDLKAAVPGITVYVYDNCSSDRTSQRAAEAGAIVRKENVPGKGNVVRRAFADIDADIYVMIDGDDTYEAAHLPEMIDTLISGPFDHVLGVRQDNQETTSYRPGHEAGNKMFNRLTGWLFGSLVSDMLSGYRVFSRRFVKSFPAISRRFEIETELTVHTMSLRLPTTEVAVDFRDRPDGSESKLSTFKDGFRILGLISALVRHERPRLFYGTLTVVLAALSLVFGIPVVWEFWQTGLVPRFPTAILAAALMGLAFLLGSVGLTLDGLRRARRETSRLAYLGLPAVTGRPVIQRQTPGQNAPGGEVAASTAGIYVDAARVKPSQQVRARFAS; encoded by the coding sequence ATGCACGAGCAGACGACGAGGATCGCAGCGATCGTTCCTTGCCACAATGAGGAGATCACCGTCGCGAAGGTCGTCGGCGACCTCAAGGCCGCAGTGCCGGGAATCACGGTCTACGTCTATGACAACTGCTCGAGCGATCGCACCTCCCAGCGCGCCGCGGAGGCCGGGGCCATCGTGCGCAAGGAGAATGTGCCGGGCAAGGGCAACGTCGTGCGTCGGGCCTTCGCCGACATCGATGCCGACATCTACGTGATGATCGACGGCGACGACACCTACGAGGCCGCTCACCTGCCCGAGATGATCGATACCCTCATCTCCGGCCCGTTTGACCATGTGCTCGGGGTGCGGCAGGACAATCAGGAGACGACGTCCTACCGACCCGGCCACGAAGCCGGGAACAAGATGTTCAACCGGCTGACCGGGTGGCTCTTCGGTTCGCTGGTCTCCGACATGCTCTCCGGCTACCGCGTGTTCTCCCGCCGCTTCGTCAAGTCGTTCCCCGCGATCAGCCGCCGGTTCGAGATCGAGACCGAGCTGACCGTGCACACGATGTCCCTGCGTCTTCCCACCACCGAGGTGGCCGTGGACTTCCGTGACCGACCCGACGGAAGCGAGTCGAAGCTCTCGACCTTCAAAGACGGGTTCCGCATCCTCGGGCTCATCTCCGCCCTCGTCCGGCACGAGCGCCCGCGGCTGTTCTACGGCACCCTCACCGTCGTGCTTGCGGCGCTGTCCCTGGTGTTCGGAATTCCCGTCGTGTGGGAGTTCTGGCAGACCGGACTCGTGCCCAGGTTCCCCACGGCGATCCTCGCCGCCGCGCTCATGGGACTGGCGTTCCTCCTCGGCAGCGTCGGACTGACCTTGGACGGACTGCGCCGTGCCCGGCGCGAGACCTCACGGCTGGCGTATCTCGGCCTCCCCGCCGTCACCGGCCGCCCCGTGATCCAACGGCAGACCCCGGGGCAGAACGCTCCCGGCGGTGAGGTCGCAGCTTCGACAGCGGGGATCTACGTTGACGCGGCACGGGTGAAGCCGAGCCAGCAGGTGCGGGCCCGCTTCGCTTCATGA
- a CDS encoding methionine ABC transporter ATP-binding protein: MIELRALRKVFGDTVALEEIDLSVPAGEIHGIVGRSGAGKSTLIRCLTGLESPTSGTVSIDGVDLTGQSGSGLREARRSIGMVFQHVNLLDSRTALNNVAHPLQIAGVGKAERLDKARELLEIVGLGDRVDNYPAQLSGGQKQRVGIARALAAEPKVLLCDEPTSALDASTTDQILGLIRSLRDRLGITVLIITHEMSVVREICDSVTLLADGRVAKTGRLAEVIAEPGSALAKDLVPLPPVSIDDSANRLVEVSLAGTDLPTVLTTAQKAGVSAEAILAGAVETIEGRQIGRLRFTVDSADEAQGLITALKADGIYAEEAA; the protein is encoded by the coding sequence GTGATCGAACTGCGCGCACTGCGAAAGGTGTTCGGAGACACCGTCGCCCTGGAGGAGATCGACCTCTCGGTCCCTGCCGGAGAGATCCACGGCATCGTCGGCCGGTCCGGAGCCGGCAAGTCCACGCTCATCCGCTGCCTGACCGGACTCGAATCCCCCACCTCGGGGACGGTGTCCATCGACGGAGTCGACCTCACCGGTCAGTCCGGGTCCGGGCTGCGCGAAGCCCGCCGCAGCATCGGCATGGTCTTCCAGCACGTCAACCTCCTCGACTCCCGCACGGCCTTGAATAACGTCGCCCACCCCCTGCAGATCGCCGGTGTGGGCAAGGCGGAACGGCTGGACAAGGCGCGCGAGCTGCTTGAGATCGTCGGCCTCGGCGACCGCGTCGACAACTATCCCGCTCAGCTCTCGGGCGGACAGAAGCAGCGCGTGGGCATTGCCCGAGCACTGGCCGCAGAGCCGAAGGTGCTGCTCTGCGATGAGCCCACCTCGGCGCTCGATGCCTCGACCACGGACCAGATCCTCGGTCTCATCCGCTCCCTGCGTGACCGCTTGGGCATCACCGTCCTCATCATCACCCACGAGATGTCCGTCGTCCGCGAGATCTGTGATTCCGTGACGCTGCTGGCCGACGGCCGGGTGGCGAAGACCGGACGCCTCGCCGAGGTGATCGCCGAACCCGGATCGGCGCTGGCCAAGGACCTCGTCCCCCTCCCGCCGGTCAGCATCGACGATTCGGCGAACCGCCTCGTCGAGGTGTCCCTGGCCGGCACCGACCTGCCCACCGTGCTCACCACCGCGCAGAAGGCGGGAGTGAGCGCCGAGGCGATCCTCGCCGGAGCCGTCGAGACGATCGAGGGCCGCCAGATCGGCCGCCTGCGTTTCACCGTGGACTCGGCAGACGAAGCTCAGGGGCTCATCACGGCGCTGAAAGCCGATGGAATCTATGCGGAGGAGGCTGCCTGA
- a CDS encoding methionine ABC transporter permease translates to MNDPMWFDNPAITDQMWPATIETLLMTAWSTGLAVLVGLPLGIWLFTASKGGLNSNQFVYRVLSFIVDITRSIPFIILIIALIPFARFVVGSALGWQATVVSLTIGAIPFYARLVENSLREVSDGKVEAALMMGASNGQVVRQVYVPEAKPGLIGAATVTSVTLVSYTAMAGAVGGGGLGALAISYGYQRYQADTMIACIIVLVLIVTLIQFIGDRLARAVDHR, encoded by the coding sequence ATGAACGATCCCATGTGGTTCGACAATCCCGCGATCACCGATCAGATGTGGCCCGCGACCATCGAGACCCTGCTCATGACCGCCTGGTCGACCGGCCTGGCGGTCCTCGTCGGCCTGCCTCTGGGCATCTGGCTGTTCACTGCGTCGAAGGGCGGACTGAACTCGAACCAGTTCGTCTACCGGGTGCTGTCCTTCATCGTCGACATCACCCGTTCGATCCCCTTCATCATCCTCATCATCGCCCTCATCCCGTTTGCCCGATTCGTCGTCGGTTCGGCTCTGGGCTGGCAGGCGACCGTGGTCTCGCTGACCATCGGCGCGATCCCCTTCTACGCCCGCCTCGTCGAGAACTCTCTGCGCGAGGTTTCCGACGGCAAGGTCGAAGCGGCCCTGATGATGGGGGCTTCGAACGGACAGGTCGTCCGCCAGGTCTACGTGCCCGAGGCCAAGCCCGGTCTCATCGGGGCCGCCACAGTCACCTCGGTGACCTTGGTGTCCTACACGGCCATGGCCGGTGCCGTCGGCGGCGGCGGCCTCGGTGCGCTCGCGATCTCCTACGGCTATCAGCGCTACCAGGCGGACACGATGATCGCGTGCATCATCGTCCTCGTCCTCATCGTCACACTCATCCAATTCATCGGCGATCGCCTGGCCCGCGCGGTCGATCACCGGTGA
- a CDS encoding MetQ/NlpA family ABC transporter substrate-binding protein: MKTKLIAIAASATLLLSGCGLVGGGTDSVGEKDGDITKLTVGATPVPQGDILKYVDENLAEDAGLDIEVTEYTDYTLPNKALNDGDIDANYFQHKPYLDSEVEGQGYEITGFEPINLEPFALFSKDIKDVKDIPKNAKIGINNDPSNQGRALKMLEEAKLITLKDGVDAVDAKLSDVEDNPKNVKFVEADAAQLARTLEDVDASVINGNNALEAGLNPAKDGILLEKADGNPYGNFLAVRTANKDDENIKKLDELLHSPEVKKFIEKKWADGSVLPSF, encoded by the coding sequence ATGAAGACGAAACTCATTGCGATCGCGGCCAGCGCGACTCTGCTGCTCTCGGGCTGCGGGCTCGTCGGCGGCGGCACCGATTCTGTCGGTGAGAAGGACGGCGACATCACGAAGCTCACCGTGGGTGCGACCCCGGTGCCGCAGGGCGACATCCTCAAGTACGTGGATGAGAACCTCGCCGAGGATGCCGGCCTCGACATCGAGGTCACCGAGTACACGGACTACACCCTGCCGAACAAGGCGCTCAACGACGGCGACATCGACGCGAACTACTTCCAGCACAAGCCGTACCTCGACTCAGAGGTCGAAGGCCAGGGCTACGAGATCACCGGCTTCGAGCCCATCAACCTCGAACCCTTCGCGCTGTTCTCGAAGGACATCAAGGACGTCAAGGACATCCCGAAGAACGCGAAGATCGGCATCAACAACGACCCGTCGAACCAGGGCCGTGCGCTGAAGATGCTCGAAGAGGCGAAGCTCATCACCCTCAAGGACGGAGTCGACGCGGTCGACGCGAAGCTCTCCGACGTCGAAGACAACCCGAAGAACGTGAAGTTCGTCGAGGCTGACGCGGCTCAGCTGGCCCGTACCCTCGAAGACGTCGACGCCTCGGTGATCAACGGAAACAACGCCCTGGAAGCCGGACTGAACCCGGCCAAGGACGGCATCCTGCTCGAGAAGGCCGACGGCAACCCCTACGGAAACTTCCTCGCCGTGCGCACCGCGAACAAGGATGACGAGAACATCAAGAAGCTCGACGAGCTGCTCCACTCCCCCGAAGTGAAGAAGTTCATCGAGAAGAAGTGGGCAGACGGCTCGGTCCTCCCCAGCTTCTGA
- a CDS encoding isochorismatase family protein, which produces MTVPQRALVLVDVQQDYFEDSPLVIQYPNREDSLAKITEAIDAAAAADVPVIMVQHTSGSGAPVFNPDSSGFDVRPEIKERRQDSWKSVVKQFGSVYADTDVAQWLREQNVDTVTLVGFMTNNCILASAVEGEGLGFTTEVLRDATGAINISNDAGFADAETVHSTLMTVLNSNFAAVATTQDWTAALGAGEALPKSDLGSSAVAGAQEAARNVA; this is translated from the coding sequence ATGACCGTTCCACAGCGTGCCCTCGTCCTCGTCGACGTCCAGCAGGACTATTTCGAAGACAGCCCCTTGGTGATTCAGTACCCGAACCGTGAGGATTCTCTGGCCAAGATCACCGAGGCCATCGACGCTGCCGCTGCGGCCGACGTCCCCGTCATCATGGTTCAGCACACGTCGGGCAGCGGGGCTCCGGTGTTCAACCCGGACAGCTCCGGATTCGACGTCCGCCCCGAGATCAAGGAACGCCGCCAGGACAGCTGGAAGAGCGTGGTCAAGCAGTTCGGATCGGTGTACGCCGATACCGATGTGGCGCAGTGGCTGCGCGAACAGAATGTCGACACCGTGACCCTGGTCGGCTTTATGACGAACAACTGCATTCTCGCCTCGGCGGTCGAAGGCGAAGGGCTCGGATTCACCACCGAGGTTCTCCGGGATGCGACCGGCGCGATCAACATCTCCAATGATGCCGGGTTCGCCGACGCGGAGACTGTGCATTCGACGCTGATGACCGTGCTCAACTCGAACTTTGCGGCGGTGGCGACAACTCAGGACTGGACTGCCGCGCTCGGTGCCGGCGAGGCGCTGCCGAAGAGCGACCTGGGAAGCTCGGCGGTCGCCGGTGCCCAGGAAGCGGCACGCAACGTGGCCTGA